In Kushneria marisflavi, the following are encoded in one genomic region:
- a CDS encoding NAD-glutamate dehydrogenase: MQSTVPDNKEDFFKALEALLEERLTPEQARDISAFARHYYAGASHEDLQERHFEDLYGATLSTWFFLQQREPDNRPRVRVFNPEYEEHGWQSTHTVVEVISPDMSFLVDSVRIELNRCGFTVHSILNTVIASERDEQQRLVRFTPPRAADAPSTRESIIYIEVDRHSDPAMLDELRDNILDVLTDVRSAVSDFDAMRAQARAALEEMDTHPPRVVDERDVDEARDFLAWLLDDHFTFLGFEEYEFQTRDGHSQLVRSSGSELGVLTLNSPRYSEEPLRFNGSGEEQGEYVLIPELISFAKSAWPSRIHRPSYPDYIIVERHNEQGDVIGERHFLGLYTLSVYNERPVNIPVLRRKIDTVLSASGIDPTGHNGKQLQQILEVYPRDELFQMGTEDLCRTAMGILSIRERRRVRLFIREDRSGRFYSCLVYVPRDVFSTDLRMRIQNMLCEELDASFGDFNTYLSESVLARIQLILRFNHDTPVEHDDRALEKKVIAIARGWRDDLHEALVEGYGEEPANRLMERYRDAFPSSYREDFTSRTAVYDIGHMEELDNESSIGLSLYRQLEHENDVNLKLFHRDQPVPLSDVLPMLEHMGLRVISERPYEIERSDSQVWIHDFNLETSSREHVDLHGMRHNFMDAFTRIWSGAGESDSFNRLIISARIDWREVAMLRAYARYLKQIRFGLSQDYISTALTQHADITRELVALFKSRFDPEVERDEEASKKIRERIEAYLEEVTSLNDDRLIRLYMDLIGATLRTNYFQPGENGEPKPYISFKLAPREINDVPRPRPLYEIFVYSPRMEGVHLRTSNIARGGMRWSDRFEDFRTEILGLVKAQQVKNSVIVPSGAKGGFICKQAPLGGSRDEIQKEGIACYQTLVRGMLDITDNLIDKQVVPPEHVVRHDGDDPYLVVAADKGTATFSDIANALAREYNFWMGDAFASGGKNGYDHKAMAITARGAWEAVKRHFRELGLNTQEDPFTVIGVGDMAGDVFGNGMLLSEKIQLVAAFNHRHIFIDPDPDCASSFNERKRLFEQATSSWEDYDKSLISEGGGIFSRDAKSIEITEAMKTRFGLTASRMAPAELINALLKSKVDLLWNGGIGTYIKSSEESHADVGDKANDTLRVNGCELGCRVIGEGGNLGVTQLGRREAAQHGVRLNTDFIDNAGGVNCSDHEVNIKILLDEVVARGDMTGKQRNDLLAEMTDEVADLVVDDNYRQTQALSLSRLLSSENLGPYRRFICDLEETGQLDRELEALPDDATLASRAERGEGLTHPELSSLISHAKIDLKGMLAESEVPNEPGIVNHAERAFPATLVERYGKEIANHRLRHQIVVTKVAGDVVDHMGIPFVRRLMDITGTSAGEVVRAYVMARDSFGLASLWGEIEALDSQVETAIQYDMMLSLVRLLRRATRYFLRYHMQSDADTVVEQYAPDLERLRDNIGERLRGEAQRQCMSLRDRYIEAGAPEALAERVAATESLYAGLGIIDTAALTGVSLERVADTYYLIGEQLSLPWMLEQVNRLEVNDSWQTIAREALRDDLDRQQLMLTASVLRGEECEDVDRCVEEWMNQHKAPVERWCALLEEVHSTDELGYALFTVAVRALGELSERPPSGH; the protein is encoded by the coding sequence ATGCAGAGTACAGTGCCGGACAACAAGGAAGATTTTTTCAAAGCGCTTGAAGCGCTGCTCGAAGAGCGTCTGACGCCCGAGCAGGCCCGCGATATCAGCGCCTTCGCTCGCCATTATTACGCCGGTGCCAGCCACGAGGACCTGCAGGAGCGTCATTTCGAAGACCTCTACGGGGCCACACTCTCGACCTGGTTTTTCCTGCAGCAGCGTGAGCCGGACAATCGGCCCAGGGTTCGTGTCTTCAACCCCGAGTATGAAGAGCATGGCTGGCAGTCGACGCACACGGTCGTCGAAGTCATCAGCCCAGATATGTCCTTTCTGGTTGACTCGGTGCGTATCGAGCTCAATCGCTGTGGCTTCACCGTTCACTCCATTTTGAACACGGTCATCGCCAGCGAGCGTGATGAGCAGCAGCGTCTGGTGCGCTTTACTCCGCCCCGTGCTGCCGATGCGCCTTCGACGCGTGAATCCATCATCTACATTGAAGTGGACCGTCACTCCGACCCGGCCATGCTCGATGAGCTCAGGGACAACATCCTTGATGTGCTGACCGATGTGCGCTCCGCGGTCTCCGACTTTGATGCCATGCGCGCCCAGGCACGTGCGGCACTTGAAGAGATGGATACGCATCCGCCGCGCGTCGTGGATGAGCGCGACGTTGACGAGGCCCGCGATTTCCTGGCCTGGCTGCTGGACGATCACTTTACCTTTCTGGGTTTTGAAGAGTATGAGTTCCAGACCCGGGACGGTCATTCGCAGCTGGTTCGCTCAAGTGGCAGCGAGCTCGGGGTACTGACCTTGAACAGCCCGCGCTACAGCGAGGAGCCGCTGCGCTTTAATGGCAGTGGCGAAGAGCAGGGCGAGTATGTCCTGATCCCCGAGCTGATCTCCTTTGCCAAGAGCGCCTGGCCTTCACGTATTCATCGCCCGAGCTATCCCGATTACATCATTGTCGAGCGTCACAATGAACAGGGTGATGTTATTGGTGAACGTCACTTCCTGGGTCTTTATACGCTATCGGTCTACAACGAACGCCCGGTCAACATTCCGGTACTGCGGCGCAAGATCGACACTGTGCTCAGTGCCTCTGGTATCGATCCGACCGGTCACAACGGCAAACAGCTCCAGCAGATTCTGGAAGTTTATCCTCGCGATGAACTGTTCCAGATGGGAACCGAGGATCTTTGCCGCACCGCCATGGGGATTCTGAGCATCCGCGAACGTCGTCGCGTACGGCTCTTTATTCGTGAAGATCGCTCCGGGCGTTTTTATTCCTGTCTGGTGTATGTGCCGCGTGACGTCTTTTCGACCGACCTGCGCATGCGCATCCAGAACATGCTCTGTGAAGAACTCGATGCCAGCTTTGGCGACTTCAACACCTATCTTTCCGAGTCGGTACTGGCGCGTATTCAGCTGATCCTGCGCTTCAATCATGACACGCCCGTAGAGCATGACGATCGTGCACTGGAGAAGAAGGTGATCGCCATCGCCCGCGGTTGGCGTGATGATCTGCATGAGGCGCTGGTTGAAGGCTACGGTGAGGAACCGGCCAATCGCCTGATGGAGCGCTATCGTGATGCCTTCCCGAGCAGCTATCGGGAGGATTTTACGTCACGTACCGCGGTTTATGACATTGGTCACATGGAAGAGCTCGATAACGAGAGTTCAATCGGCCTGAGCCTTTACCGCCAGCTTGAGCATGAAAATGATGTCAATCTCAAGCTCTTTCATCGCGACCAGCCGGTGCCGCTGTCCGATGTGCTGCCCATGCTGGAGCACATGGGCCTTCGCGTGATCAGTGAGCGCCCCTATGAGATCGAGCGCTCTGACAGCCAGGTCTGGATTCACGACTTCAATCTTGAAACCTCAAGTCGTGAGCATGTCGATCTGCATGGCATGCGTCATAACTTCATGGATGCCTTTACGCGCATCTGGTCAGGCGCTGGTGAGAGTGACAGCTTCAATCGACTGATCATTTCAGCCAGGATTGATTGGCGTGAGGTGGCGATGCTTCGAGCCTATGCGCGCTATCTCAAGCAGATTCGCTTCGGGCTTTCCCAGGATTACATCTCCACGGCACTGACCCAGCATGCCGACATTACCCGCGAGCTGGTGGCCCTGTTCAAGTCACGATTTGATCCTGAGGTCGAGCGTGACGAAGAGGCATCCAAAAAAATCCGCGAGCGTATCGAGGCCTATCTTGAAGAGGTGACCAGCCTCAATGATGACCGGCTTATCCGCCTGTATATGGATCTGATCGGGGCCACGCTGCGCACCAACTATTTTCAGCCCGGGGAGAATGGCGAACCCAAGCCCTATATTTCCTTCAAGCTCGCGCCGCGTGAGATCAACGACGTGCCGCGCCCGCGTCCGCTGTATGAAATATTTGTCTATTCGCCTCGCATGGAAGGGGTGCACCTTCGTACCAGCAATATCGCCCGCGGTGGCATGCGCTGGTCGGATCGTTTCGAGGATTTTCGTACCGAAATCCTCGGGCTGGTCAAGGCTCAGCAGGTCAAGAACTCGGTGATTGTCCCCAGCGGTGCCAAGGGTGGCTTTATCTGCAAGCAGGCACCGCTCGGTGGCAGTCGTGACGAGATTCAGAAGGAAGGGATCGCCTGCTATCAGACCCTGGTGCGCGGTATGCTCGACATTACCGACAACCTGATCGACAAGCAGGTCGTGCCGCCAGAGCATGTGGTGCGTCATGACGGAGATGATCCCTATCTGGTCGTGGCTGCCGACAAGGGCACGGCCACCTTCTCCGATATCGCCAACGCGCTGGCCCGGGAGTACAACTTCTGGATGGGCGATGCCTTCGCCTCCGGTGGCAAGAACGGCTACGACCACAAGGCCATGGCGATCACGGCCCGTGGTGCCTGGGAAGCCGTCAAGCGCCACTTCCGCGAGCTCGGCCTTAATACTCAGGAAGATCCCTTTACCGTCATCGGAGTCGGCGACATGGCTGGCGACGTGTTCGGTAACGGCATGCTGCTGTCTGAGAAGATTCAGCTGGTTGCGGCCTTCAACCATCGTCATATCTTCATAGACCCCGATCCTGACTGCGCATCCTCTTTCAATGAGCGCAAGCGTCTGTTCGAGCAGGCGACCTCAAGCTGGGAAGATTACGACAAGTCCCTGATCAGTGAGGGCGGTGGCATCTTTTCCCGCGATGCCAAGTCGATCGAGATTACCGAAGCCATGAAAACGCGTTTTGGCCTGACTGCCTCGCGTATGGCACCTGCCGAGCTGATCAACGCATTATTGAAGTCAAAGGTGGATCTGCTCTGGAACGGCGGTATCGGCACCTACATCAAGTCGAGCGAAGAGAGCCATGCTGACGTGGGTGACAAGGCCAACGACACACTGCGTGTCAACGGCTGTGAGCTGGGATGTCGCGTGATCGGTGAAGGCGGCAACCTGGGCGTGACGCAGCTGGGTCGTCGTGAAGCTGCACAGCATGGGGTACGTCTCAATACTGACTTCATCGATAACGCCGGAGGCGTCAACTGCTCGGATCATGAGGTCAATATCAAGATCCTGCTGGATGAAGTAGTCGCGCGCGGTGATATGACCGGCAAGCAGCGCAACGACCTTCTGGCCGAGATGACGGATGAGGTGGCGGATCTGGTTGTGGATGATAATTATCGCCAGACCCAGGCACTTTCTCTGTCACGACTGTTGTCCTCGGAAAATCTGGGCCCTTATCGGCGCTTCATCTGCGATCTGGAAGAGACCGGACAGCTTGATCGTGAGCTTGAGGCGTTGCCGGATGACGCCACGCTTGCTTCGCGCGCCGAACGCGGTGAAGGTCTGACGCATCCCGAGCTTTCCTCGCTGATTTCTCATGCCAAGATCGACCTCAAGGGCATGCTGGCGGAATCCGAGGTTCCCAATGAACCCGGAATCGTCAATCACGCTGAGCGCGCCTTCCCGGCGACGCTGGTTGAGCGCTACGGCAAGGAGATTGCCAATCATCGGCTGCGTCACCAGATTGTGGTGACCAAGGTTGCCGGCGATGTGGTCGATCACATGGGCATTCCGTTTGTGCGACGGCTGATGGACATCACCGGGACCAGTGCCGGTGAGGTGGTCAGGGCCTATGTCATGGCGCGTGACAGCTTCGGACTGGCATCGCTGTGGGGGGAGATCGAGGCACTGGACTCGCAGGTCGAGACCGCCATTCAGTACGACATGATGCTCTCGCTGGTGCGTCTGCTGCGTCGTGCGACGCGCTACTTCCTGCGCTATCACATGCAAAGTGACGCCGACACCGTGGTCGAGCAGTACGCCCCGGATCTTGAGCGTCTGCGCGATAACATCGGAGAAAGACTTCGGGGCGAGGCGCAGCGACAGTGCATGTCACTGCGGGATCGCTACATCGAAGCCGGTGCCCCCGAGGCGCTGGCCGAGCGGGTGGCCGCCACCGAAAGCCTTTATGCCGGACTTGGCATCATTGATACGGCGGCATTGACCGGCGTCTCTCTGGAGCGAGTGGCTGACACCTACTATCTCATCGGCGAGCAGCTCTCACTGCCCTGGATGCTGGAGCAGGTCAATCGCCTTGAGGTGAACGACAGCTGGCAGACGATCGCACGTGAAGCCCTGCGCGACGACCTTGATCGACAGCAGCTGATGCTGACGGCCAGCGTATTGCGCGGCGAAGAGTGTGAGGACGTCGATCGCTGTGTCGAAGAGTGGATGAATCAGCACAAGGCACCGGTCGAACGCTGGTGTGCACTGCTTGAGGAAGTCCATTCCACCGACGAGCTGGGCTATGCGCTCTTTACGGTCGCCGTGAGGGCTCTGGGAGAGCTCTCCGAGCGGCCGCCGTCCGGTCACTGA
- a CDS encoding MOSC domain-containing protein has product MSASLHSLHIYPVKSLGGIDVHQSVLTAEGLRHDRRWVITDEKGDFITQRGCARMATLVPAIDEYHLILQSPDRRHLYIPLAPPQASPSRVRIFGNECRGLDEGDEAAHWLSAFLERPVRLKRVPRDNQRRVSPERLGDHVAHTGFADGYPLLVASLSSLAALNERLATQGLPALPMSRFRPNIVIEGAPPFAEHGMTRLEGENLSLWLCKPCERCRITTINQCSGDIAVPGEPLKTLMAMDHVSAGRAFFGENAVVMQGDGQSLYTKMALRMR; this is encoded by the coding sequence ATGTCTGCCAGCCTCCATTCATTGCATATTTATCCGGTCAAGTCGCTGGGCGGCATCGACGTGCATCAGTCGGTATTGACGGCAGAGGGACTGCGTCATGACCGACGCTGGGTCATCACCGATGAAAAGGGCGATTTCATCACCCAGAGAGGCTGTGCCCGCATGGCGACGCTGGTACCTGCCATCGATGAGTATCACCTGATTCTTCAATCGCCTGATCGGCGCCATCTTTACATTCCGCTTGCACCGCCGCAGGCCTCTCCCTCCCGGGTACGAATTTTTGGTAACGAGTGTCGGGGCCTTGATGAGGGCGATGAAGCCGCCCATTGGCTGAGCGCCTTTCTTGAGCGTCCCGTCAGGCTCAAGCGGGTGCCCCGCGACAACCAGCGTCGTGTCAGTCCCGAGCGTCTGGGAGATCATGTGGCGCATACCGGATTTGCCGATGGCTACCCACTACTGGTGGCTTCACTGTCCTCGCTGGCCGCACTCAACGAACGTCTGGCCACGCAGGGGCTACCGGCGCTGCCCATGTCACGTTTTCGGCCCAATATCGTCATTGAGGGCGCACCTCCCTTTGCCGAGCATGGCATGACCAGACTGGAAGGGGAGAATCTGTCACTGTGGCTGTGCAAGCCCTGTGAGCGCTGTCGTATTACTACCATCAACCAGTGCAGTGGCGACATCGCCGTGCCCGGCGAGCCCCTGAAAACCCTGATGGCCATGGATCACGTGTCAGCCGGCAGGGCCTTTTTTGGCGAAA